In the Dolichospermum flos-aquae CCAP 1403/13F genome, TCACCATCTCTAGTTTATGATCACATCAACCACTATGGATAAATTGCCAGCAAAAGATACAGATATCTCAAAAACACAACTTATTTTATATTTGATTCCCATTATCGGCTTTTTTCCCTCGCTGTGGACTCTCTACCAGCGTCAGGGTAGCCGGCAACAAGTTACTGCCAGCCGTTTATCTATTACCTTGGCCTTTATCTGGATGTTAGGTTATTTCATGTTAACTACTGGAGCAGCAACAGATTTTTTGACACTGCGCTTGTTAATTCTCAATAGTTTTCTGACTTCTGGTTACTTTTTAGTCAGTGTTTGGTTGATTTTCCGGGTCATTCAAGGCAAATCTTCCCATTTACCAGGATTTAGCAACTTGGCAGAGCGACTATGGCATAAGTATTAAATAGCAAATCGGAAAATCATAGAAATTATCGCAGCCCGTTACAGATTGCCGGAAGTATAAATTTGAAATCAAAATCTCAAGATTAATAAAAAGGCTTTCACCCCTAACTCCTGGTTTGTGAATTCTGTTGTATATTCGGAGGTTTATTATAGCAAATTTGATGAGAAGTTAGCTATTATAGTCTGATTTGTTGGGGATGTATTGAGTCGGCAAATTTACTTTATTTAAAATCGTAGGTGAGAGGAAGTCTGTGACTAGTCAAAAAACATCAGCAGCACAAAAAAGAGCCGCAAAAGCTAAATATAAGGGTAAAGGGCAAAATTACCGCCCATCAAAATTAGGACGGTGGCTATGGTTTGCGGTGGGTATGGGTGGGATTGCCCTAGTATCTGGACTTGCAGGGGCGTTGTTGGCGGTTTCTTGGGAAAGTACGCCTTTGCAACAAGCTCAACTCAGTCCCCAGGAGGAAGCGGTATTTGATGGGGATAGTATTTCTGGCAATGGGTTACAATTTTCCCAACTAACTCGTCCTGTTAATATCCTGCTAATGGGGATGAGCGTACTGCCTCCAGATGTCCAAAACCCCCCTTCTGACAGCAAAAATCTGAGTTATTTACCCCAAATTAATTCTTTTGACGGTCTTTCTGATGTCATGCTGTTGATCAAATTTGATCCAGAGACAAAAAAAATAGTCATGCTTTCTGTGCCTAGAGATACCCGTGCAGAAATTGAAGGGTATGGAGTGAAAAAAATTAATGCGGCTAATGCAGAGGGTGGACCAGCGTTAACGGCGAAAACCGTTAGTAATCTTTTAGGTGGAGTAGGAATTGATCGCTATATTCGTATTAATGTTTTGGGCGTTAGTAAGCTAATTGAAGCTTTGGGGGGAGTGAATATTTATGTCCCCAAAAACATGAAATATCGGGATGATTCCCAGCATTTATACATTAATTTAAAAGCGGGTCAACAACATCTCAATGGTGAACAGGCATTGCAATTACTCCGCTATCGTCATGATGAACTGGGAGATATTGGTCGAATTCAGCGCCAGCAAATGGTGTTGCGGTCTTTAATTGAACAGACTCTGAACCCGACAACCATCACGAAATTACCAGACATTCTCAATGTTGTTAAGGAAAATATTGATACTAACTTATCTGTTGAGGAATTAGTAGCGCTGGTTGGTTTTGGCTCAAAAATCAATCGCTCGAATATGCAAATGTTAATGCTACCTGGACGCTTTAGCGACAATCATGAGTTTGATGCCAGCTACTGGGTTCCAGATGGGCGGAATATTGCTAAAGTAATGACGCAGCATTTCGGTTTAGAAGCGAAGACGGCAGAAATATCGTTTGCTGAACCTAGTCATCTGCGTGTAGCTATTCAGGATAGTACAGGGAACAATCGCTCTCAATTGCGTCCCCTAATTAGAACATTGGAAAAAGCTGGATATAAAAATATCTTTGTCTCCAAACCCTGGGGACAACCCCTGGATATAACTCACATTGTGGCACAACAAGGAGATGGAGATAGTGCCGAATCAGTCCGTAGTCTCTTGGGATTTGGGGAAGTACGCGTAGAAAGCACTGGTAATATCGGTTCAGATATTACTATCCAGATAGGAAAGGATTGGTTTCAAAACCAGGCTATTTTCCAAAACTCCACCAGTCCGTAAGCCCTATTGATTACAAACATCTTTACTGAACTTAAAATTTCACAAAAGTCAGCAGTTATGGATTAGAGTCCAAAGAGACAAAATCAGCAATTATCCTCAAGAATGAATCATTAAAAGCAAAGTTGGATTCCGTTCTTCTTGCCAAAATTATGATTGTTTGATCTTGATGAATAAATCTTCATACTCTTTCATAACTGCTGGAGGTAAGGGGAGTATAAATTCACTTTTGGCCAGAATTTCAGCATCAGTTAAGAATAAATTCTGTAACTGTTTCTGAATATCCCCTACGACCATAGCATTGTCCACAGGAGAATTGCTTTTAGTTAGTAAGGCAATTTGTTTAGAGGTATTGGGTTGTAAACAAAAATCTAACCATTGATATGCTAAACCATCATTACTAACACCTGTAGGACTTACCCATAAATCAGTCCAAATTGCTGTTCCTGATTGGGGAACAACTGCGGCAAATTTTTGATAACGACTGATTACCGGAATAATATCATGAGACCAACCAACTGCTAACCAAGTATCCCCAGTAATTAATGGTTCTAGATAGTTTTGAGAATCATAGAATTTGACTTGTTGATTTAATGCTTGTAATTCTGGTTTTAGTGCAGAAATTTGCTTGATATTTTCCGTGTTATAAGATTTTCCTAATTTCTTCAAAACTAAACCAATTACTTCTCTGGGATGATTAAGTAAAGAAATCCGATTTTGTAATTCACTCCGCCATAAATCACTCCAATCTGTTGGTTTCCAACCTAATTGTTGAAACTTTTCTTGATTATAAATAATTACTGTATTCCCCCACCGATAAGGAACACCCCAAATTTTACCTTCTTGATCACGCTTAATTAGTTGTTGCCATTTTTCATTTAAGTTAGCTAAATTTTTGATATTTGTTGTTGCTAATGGTTGAATTAGTTTTTGATCAATTGCTGCTTGTAACCAATAATCACCCAAGGTAACTAAATTAGCAGTCGGTGATTTTTGATTTTGATTAAATGGTAAATAACGAGTCCATTCTTGCTGATTATTAGTTGGCGGTTGTTGCCAAG is a window encoding:
- a CDS encoding extracellular solute-binding protein; this encodes MDRRSFLLGISTLTLSQLITGCGTNQQPPLNVQLLKNSIPGQVVNQFRKTVTQGGKLKFTPVNQLQELFKLLQTWQQPPTNNQQEWTRYLPFNQNQKSPTANLVTLGDYWLQAAIDQKLIQPLATTNIKNLANLNEKWQQLIKRDQEGKIWGVPYRWGNTVIIYNQEKFQQLGWKPTDWSDLWRSELQNRISLLNHPREVIGLVLKKLGKSYNTENIKQISALKPELQALNQQVKFYDSQNYLEPLITGDTWLAVGWSHDIIPVISRYQKFAAVVPQSGTAIWTDLWVSPTGVSNDGLAYQWLDFCLQPNTSKQIALLTKSNSPVDNAMVVGDIQKQLQNLFLTDAEILAKSEFILPLPPAVMKEYEDLFIKIKQS
- a CDS encoding LCP family protein; protein product: MTSQKTSAAQKRAAKAKYKGKGQNYRPSKLGRWLWFAVGMGGIALVSGLAGALLAVSWESTPLQQAQLSPQEEAVFDGDSISGNGLQFSQLTRPVNILLMGMSVLPPDVQNPPSDSKNLSYLPQINSFDGLSDVMLLIKFDPETKKIVMLSVPRDTRAEIEGYGVKKINAANAEGGPALTAKTVSNLLGGVGIDRYIRINVLGVSKLIEALGGVNIYVPKNMKYRDDSQHLYINLKAGQQHLNGEQALQLLRYRHDELGDIGRIQRQQMVLRSLIEQTLNPTTITKLPDILNVVKENIDTNLSVEELVALVGFGSKINRSNMQMLMLPGRFSDNHEFDASYWVPDGRNIAKVMTQHFGLEAKTAEISFAEPSHLRVAIQDSTGNNRSQLRPLIRTLEKAGYKNIFVSKPWGQPLDITHIVAQQGDGDSAESVRSLLGFGEVRVESTGNIGSDITIQIGKDWFQNQAIFQNSTSP